One part of the Rutidosis leptorrhynchoides isolate AG116_Rl617_1_P2 chromosome 1, CSIRO_AGI_Rlap_v1, whole genome shotgun sequence genome encodes these proteins:
- the LOC139862684 gene encoding probable GABA transporter 2, which translates to MMMTEAPTVSENKSVRQGDAGATFVLESKGEWYHAGFHLTTAIVGPTILTLPYVFRGLGWGLGFFCLTVMGVVTFYSYYLMSLVLEHCEKEGRRHIRFRELAADVLGSGGMFYFVIFIQTAINTGISIGAILLAGECLHIMYSSVSPNGPLHLSEFIAMVTVIMMVLSQLPSFHSLRHLNLASLLLSLAYTFIVVGACINAGLSKKPPPRDYSLEASKISIVTTAFTSISIIAAIFGNGILPEIQATLAPPVTGKMFKGLMMCYSVIFVTFYSAAISGYWVFGNNASSNILKSLMPDEGPALAPKWLLGLGVIFVLLQLFAIGLVYSQVAYEIMETKYADVNQGMFSKRNLIPRIILRSLYMIFCGFFAAMLPFFGDINGVVGAIGFIPLDFILPMLLYNMTYKPSKSSFTYWINITIIVVFTGVGLLGSFSSVRKLVHDASKFNLFSNHVVD; encoded by the exons ATGATGATGACAGAGGCTCCAACAGTTTCGGAAAACAAAAGTGTCCGCCAGGGAGATGCCGGTGCAACTTTCGTGCTTGAATCAAAAG GGGAATGGTATCATGCCGGGTTCCACCTTACGACCGCGATTGTGGGACCCACTATACTAACTTTACCGTACGTGTTCAGGGGTCTGGGATGGGGCCTTGGTTTCTTTTGTCTCACGGTCATGGGCGTTGTCACCTTCTATTCATATTATCTCATGTCCCTTGTTCTTGAGCACTGCGAAAAAGAGGGTCGACGCCATATTCGATTCCGGGAACTTGCCGCTGATGTTCTTG GGTCTGGTGGGATGTTCTATTTTGTAATATTCATACAAACAGCCATCAACACTGGCATTAGCATAGGAGCAATCTTGCTTGCCGGGGAATGCCTTCAC ATAATGTATTCGAGTGTATCTCCTAATGGGCCCCTTCATCTATCGGAATTCATAGCGATGGTTACAGTGATCATGATGGTTCTGTCTCAGTTGCCATCTTTTCATTCTCTTAGACATCTCAACTTAGCTTCACTTTTATTGAGCTTGGCTTATACATTCATAGTTGTTGGTGCTTGCATCAATGCAG GGCTATCGAAAAAACCTCCACCAAGAGATTATTCGTTAGAAGCTTCAAAAATTTCAATTGTTACGACTGCCTTCACTTCAATCTCTATAATTGCTGCCATATTTGGAAATGGAATACTCCCTGAAATACAA GCTACATTAGCACCACCGGTAACTGGAAAGATGTTTAAAGGGCTAATGATGTGTTACTCTGTGATTTTTGTCACGTTTTACTCGGCTGCAATTTCTGGATACTGGGTGTTTGGCAACAATGCTAGCTCAAACATTCTCAAGAGTCTCATGCCAGATGAGGGACCCGCCTTAGCTCCGAAGTGGCTTCTTGGACTCGGAGTTATTTTTGTTCTTCTTCAACTCTTTGCCATTGGCCTG GTTTATTCTCAAGTAGCATATGAAATAATGGAAACGAAATATGCGGATGTGAATCAAGGGATGTTCTCAAAACGAAACTTGATCCCCAGAATAATTCTTCGGTCACTCTACATGATCTTTTGCGGGTTTTTTGCGGCAATGTTGCCTTTCTTTGGAGACATTAATGGCGTTGTTGGAGCTATAGGCTTCATTCCGTTAGATTTCATCCTTCCAATGCTTCTATACAACATGACATACAAGCCCTCCAAATCTTCATTCACTTATTGGATCAATATTACGATTATAGTGGTTTTTACGGGTGTTGGCTTGTTGGGTTCATTCTCGTCTGTAAGAAAGTTGGTTCATGATGCTAGTAAGTTCAATCTCTTTAGTAATCATGTGGTTGATTGA
- the LOC139886481 gene encoding uncharacterized protein yields the protein MGKHRFGSKIKSILGSHIDPDKFEELKGSNIEMEDNYKKILELLKEEDRDDKSKLLELIEDFHKHHQSIYERYDHITGELRAKVHSKKEKHSSSSSSSESDSDDLLTKKGSKNGKLKTAHILKEQLQSANIEIEELTKKLTITTEEKERVIGELKLEVDRLHEENSKLLIDNKDLNLKCENSKVLESELNQNIEVLKGVIVKLEGDNEGLKLELSTMKEKLGTAEEELSNVSKTLEAAEEENKSLSIKGSKLEAEIKTNQEKYEELATECSQLREKLADKEKELLSHTEMHVSHKNETEIKIRGFEEEFLSLSSQKREIEIQKEEFQSQIESLTEKVSSLQKELELMSVEKSKLEENMQDLSDKVNEKQEEITSLCTQKLDSESQLEKISQEVSGYLVQIDSLKQELAGKIADEQKLQGEKEVFVVKVKDLEEEVKSLHSLKTESETEVSKKSQEIAEFVIQIENLKEEVAKLMMDNEKVVEEKEGFESKVKDLESELESVGNQKNKSDTELEKRSLEISEFLILIQSLKDELDSKSREQERMVEEKEGFESKVKDLELQIGSLTNLKNELEEQVIKKGDEISELVSLNASVKEELETKSKEQVEEKEVYESKVKDLELQLESLKSLKSESENELEKKGTEIAELLVLSQSLKEEIESKSKEHVKTVEEKEGLESKVKDLELQLESQINLKNESETQLEKKSHEISELISLNSSLKEELESKSKELSEEKESYESKVKDLELKLESLNELKSESEKELEKKGTEIAELLILSQSLREELESKSKEQTKTVEEKEGYESKVKDLELKLESLNNLKIELEMQLEKKGTEISELLILSQSLKEELESKSKEQAKTVEEKEGLESKVKQLELELESLNNLKVELEMELEKKGTEISELLILNQSLKEELERKSTDQAKTVEEKEGYESKVKELESELESLNNLKNESESQLMKKGVELSELIIVIESLKEDLERKSNDQAKTAEEKEDYAVKVNELEKELTLLTSFKEELQKQFESEKQANLELQKQLQDKIQEMETTLVEKEQIVEQLEEKIEDLKGELEIKGEDITTLTENVRNLEVKIRLTNQKLRVTEQTLNEKEGEYAGKEEKLHQENKSLVSRISILSNTIADYKESEESVKKEITQKVNEMTGGMDSLTVKFEEDHGHILTQIYEIMNEIQVTKISIKNTCFERDDLKEKVAKMVVQLKALETEKDKLENSVDQLEQKSTVNDEKIKDLENQVHVKDEGLVNLGEEKREAIRQLCMLVEYQRDRYDHLQELLSKKMNVGRRQTAR from the exons ATGGGAAAGCATCGTTTCGGCAGTAAAATTAAGTCGATCCTTGGAAGTCATATTGATCCTGACAAATTTGAGGAACTTAAGGGGAGCAATATAG AGATGGAGGATAATTATAAGAAGATTTTAGAGCTTCTTAAAGAGGAAGACAGGGATGATAAAAGCAAACTTTTGGAGTTGATTGAAGATTTCCACAAACATCATCAATCTATTTACGAACGCTACGATCACATCACAGGAGAGTTAAGAGCAAAAGTTCATTCAAAGAAAGAAAAACATTCATCTTCCTCATCCAGCTCCGAATCAGACTCAGACGATTTGTTAACCAAGAAAGGAAGTAAAAATGGGAAGTTAAAAACAGCACACATACTCAAAGAACAACTTCAATCCGCCAATATTGAAATTGAAGAGTTGACTAAAAAGTTGACTATTACAACAGAAGAAAAAGAGAGAGTTATTGGTGAGTTGAAGCTTGAAGTTGATAGATTGCATGAAGAAAACTCTAAACTTTTGATTGACAACAAAGATCTCAATCTGAAATGTGAGAATTCCAAAGTGTTGGAATCTGAATTGAATCAGAACATTGAAGTATTAAAAGGTGTTATTGTGAAATTGGAAGGAGATAATGAAGGTTTGAAGTTAGAACTTTCAACAATGAAGGAGAAACTGGGGACAGCAGAAGAGGAATTATCAAATGTTAGTAAAACATTAGAAGCTGCTGAAGAAGAAAACAAATCTTTATCTATAAAGGGTTCAAAGCTTGAAGCTGAGATTAAAACAAATCAAGAAAAATATGAAGAACTTGCCACTGAATGTAGTCAGTTAAGAGAAAAATTGGCTGATAAAGAGAAAGAGCTGCTTAGTCACACAGAGATGCATGTCTCACACAAGAACGAAACAGAAATCAAAATAAGAGGTTTTGAAGAAGAATTTTTGTCATTAAGTTCTCAAAAAAGAGAGATTGAGATTCAGAAAGAAGAATTTCAATCTCAAATCGAGAGTTTGACCGAAAAAGTCTCCAGCTTGCAAAAGGAATTGGAACTTATGAGCGTTGAAAAAAGTAAATTGGAAGAGAATATGCAAGATTTATCTGATAAAGTTAATGAAAAGCAAGAAGAAATAACGTCTCTATGCACTCAAAAACTTGATTCAGAAAGTCAACTGGAGAAAATTAGTCAAGAAGTTTCTGGTTACTTGGTTCAGATAGATTCTTTAAAACAAGAACTAGCAGGTAAGATTGCAGATGAACAAAAATTGCAAGGAGAGAAAGAAGTATTTGTTGTCAAAGTGAAAGATTTAGAAGAAGAGGTGAAATCTTTGCACAGTTTGAAGACTGAATCAGAAACAGAAGTCAGCAAAAAAAGTCAAGAAATTGCAGAATTTGTTATTCAGATAGAGAATTTGAAAGAGGAGGTTGCGAAATTGATGATGGATAATGAGAAGGTGGTGGAAGAGAAGGAAGGATTTGAGTCAAAGGTCAAAGATTTGGAATCAGAGCTTGAATCTGTTGGCAATCAGAAAAACAAATCTGATACAGAACTTGAGAAAAGGAGTCTTGAAATATCAGAATTTTTAATTCTGATTCAAAGTCTGAAAGATGAACTTGATAGCAAATCAAGAGAACAGGAGAGAATGGTGGAAGAGAAGGAAGGTTTTGAGTCAAAGGTCAAAGATCTAGAATTGCAGATAGGATCGTTAACCAATTTGAAAAATGAATTAGAAGAACAAGTTATTAAAAAGGGTGATGAGATCTCAGAACTTGTAAGCCTCAATGCAAGTGTGAAAGAAGAACTTGAAACCAAGTCAAAAGAACAAGTTGAAGAGAAGGAAGTTTATGAGTCAAAGGTCAAAGATCTAGAATTGCAGCTCGAATCTTTAAAAAGCCTTAAAAGCGAATCAGAAAATGAACTTGAGAAAAAAGGTACTGAAATTGCAGAACTTTTAGTTTTGAGTCAAAGTTTGAAAGAAGAAATTGAAAGCAAATCGAAAGAACATGTGAAGACAGTGGAAGAGAAAGAAGGGTTGGAGTCAAAAGTCAAAGATCTAGAATTGCAGCTAGAATCACAAATCAATTTGAAAAATGAATCGGAAACACAACTTGAGAAAAAGTCTCATGAGATTTCAGAACTTATAAGCCTTAACTCAAGTCTGAAAGAAGAACTTGAAAGCAAGTCAAAGGAACTATCTGAAGAGAAGGAAAGTTATGAGTCAAAGGTTAAAGATCTTGAATTAAAGCTCGAATCTTTAAATGAATTGAAAAGCGAATCGGAAAAGGAACTCGAGAAAAAGGGTACTGAAATTGCAGAACTCTTAATCTTGAGTCAAAGTCTGAGAGAAGAACttgaaagcaagtcaaaagaacaaACAAAGACGGTTGAAGAGAAAGAAGGATATGAGTCAAAGGTCAAAGATCTTGAATTAAAGCTCGAATCTTTGAACAACCTGAAAATTGAATTAGAAATGCAGCTTGAGAAAAAGGGTACTGAAATTTCAGAACTTTTAATCCTCAGTCAAAGTCTAAAAGAAGAACtcgaaagcaagtcaaaagaacaaGCAAAAACTGTGGAAGAAAAGGAAGGCCTCGAGTCAAAGGTCAAACAATTAGAATTGGAGCTTGAATCTTTGAACAACCTTAAAGTTGAATTAGAAATGGAACTTGAGAAAAAGGGTACTGAAATTTCAGAACTTTTAATCCTCAATCAAAGTCTAAAAGAAGAACTTGAAAGAAAGTCAACAGATCAAGCAAAAACCGTTGAAGAAAAGGAAGGCTACGAGTCAAAGGTCAAAGAATTAGAATCAGAACTTGAATCTTTGAACAACCTGAAAAACGAATCCGAATCTCAACTTATGAAAAAAGGTGTCGAACTTTCAGAACTTATAATCGTGATTGAAAGTCTGAAGGAAGACCTTGAACGAAAGTCAAACGATCAAGCAAAAACAGCTGAAGAGAAGGAAGACTATGCAGTCAAAGTCAATGAACTGGAAAAGGAGTTGACTTTATTGACCAGTTTCAAAGAGGAATTACAGAAGCAATTCGAAAGTGAAAAACAGGCCAATCTTGAATTACAAAAGCAACTGCAAGATAAGATTCAAGAAATGGAAACAACTTTGGTTGAAAAGGAACAAATAGTCGAACAACTAGAGGAAAAGATCGAAGACCTAAAAGGCGAGCTCGAAATCAAAGGAGAAGATATTACAACTTTGACTGAAAACGTAAGAAACCTCGAAGTCAAAATCCGTCTCACAAATCAAAAGCTTCGTGTAACCGAACAGACATTAAATGAAAAAGAAGGCGAATATGCAGGCAAAGAGGAAAAGCTGCATCAAGAAAACAAATCACTCGTATCAAGAATCTCTATTTTATCAAACACGATTGCAGACTACAAAGAATCTGAAGAGAGTGTCAAAAAGGAGATCACACAGAAAGTTAACGAGATGACAGGTGGCATGGATTCACTAACTGTAAAATTCGAAGAAGATCATGGGCATATATTAACACAGATTTACGAGATCATGAATGAAATCCAAGTTACCAAGATTTCAATAAAGAACACATGTTTTGAAAGAGATGATCTGAAAGAAAAAGTGGCAAAAATGGTGGTACAGTTGAAGGCACTTGAAACTGAGAAGGATAAACTGGAGAATTCAGTTGACCAACTTGAACAAAAGTCAACGGTAAACGATGAAAAGATCAAAGATCTTGAAAATCAGGTTCATGTGAAAGATGAAGGGTTAGTGAATCTTGGTGAAGAGAAACGAGAGGCTATAAGACAGTTATGTATGTTAGTTGAATATCAACGTGACCGTTATGATCATCTTCAAGAACTTCTTTCAAAGAAAATGAATGTTGGAAGAAGGCAAACCGCAAGGTAA